A genomic stretch from Vibrio algarum includes:
- the glpA gene encoding anaerobic glycerol-3-phosphate dehydrogenase subunit A, with amino-acid sequence MNSYTRFETEVVIIGGGATGTGIMRDCALRGINCILLEKGDIASGTTGRNHGLLHSGARYAVTDPHSAQECIQENKILKSIARHCVEDTSGLFITLPEDDFDFQQTFMSACSEAGIETEQLSTKKALQLEPNANPKMLGAVKVPDGTLDPFRLCASNVLDAKEHGARLFTHTTVTSLIIHRDKVVGVRCYNMQKQIAYEVYAKEVINAAGIWGQNICEYADLGIKMFPAKGSLLILDYRINNLVINRCRKPSDADILVPGDTISLIGTTSERIDYDQIDNLTIRPDEIDTLLVEGTKLAPIMKNTRVLRAYAGVRPLVSLDGDESGRNISRGIVLLDHAEKDGLNGFTTITGGKLMTYRLMAEQATDVVAKKLGNTKPCMTSSRPLPGSNIDPKPKKRSASIAKPVYESAIYRHGERAHDFLRPDTKSQAVICECEMVTAGEVEYAIKQLDCKNIEDLRRRTRLGMGPCQGELCTYRAAGLFNEFGGVSGVESSHLLVDFMEERWKGTKPILWGDALREAEFSYWIYEGLLGASDLNPANHSVESGEPQ; translated from the coding sequence ATGAATTCATATACTCGGTTTGAAACCGAAGTCGTTATTATTGGTGGTGGTGCTACCGGTACGGGCATCATGCGAGATTGCGCATTACGCGGAATAAACTGCATTTTATTAGAAAAGGGTGACATCGCTTCAGGTACAACAGGCAGAAATCACGGTCTCCTGCATTCTGGTGCACGCTATGCAGTGACTGATCCTCACTCTGCTCAGGAGTGTATTCAGGAAAACAAAATTCTTAAGTCAATTGCTCGCCATTGTGTGGAAGACACAAGTGGACTTTTTATTACGCTTCCCGAAGATGATTTTGATTTTCAGCAAACATTTATGAGCGCTTGCAGCGAAGCTGGGATAGAGACGGAACAGCTGAGCACTAAAAAAGCACTGCAACTAGAGCCAAATGCAAACCCAAAGATGTTGGGGGCAGTGAAAGTTCCTGATGGCACTTTAGATCCTTTCAGGTTGTGCGCTTCAAATGTATTGGACGCCAAAGAACATGGGGCTCGTCTATTTACTCATACAACGGTCACTTCTTTGATTATTCATCGTGATAAAGTTGTTGGTGTGCGATGTTACAACATGCAAAAGCAGATAGCTTATGAGGTGTACGCAAAAGAAGTCATTAACGCGGCGGGTATATGGGGGCAAAATATCTGCGAGTATGCCGATTTAGGCATCAAAATGTTCCCAGCTAAAGGCTCGTTACTTATCCTAGATTATCGAATTAATAATTTAGTCATTAATCGTTGCCGAAAACCTTCAGATGCCGACATTTTAGTACCAGGAGACACTATCTCTCTTATCGGTACAACATCGGAACGTATTGATTATGATCAGATAGATAACCTCACGATTAGACCAGATGAAATAGACACACTATTAGTAGAAGGTACTAAGCTCGCGCCTATAATGAAAAACACGCGGGTACTGAGAGCTTATGCTGGTGTTCGGCCTCTCGTTTCACTTGATGGTGATGAGTCTGGACGAAATATTAGCCGTGGTATTGTGTTGTTAGACCATGCAGAAAAAGATGGGCTTAATGGTTTTACCACCATCACGGGTGGCAAGCTAATGACCTACCGATTGATGGCAGAACAAGCCACTGATGTCGTGGCTAAAAAGCTCGGTAACACTAAGCCATGCATGACAAGCAGTCGGCCTCTTCCCGGTTCTAATATTGACCCAAAACCTAAAAAGCGCAGTGCAAGTATTGCGAAACCAGTCTATGAATCAGCCATTTATCGTCATGGTGAAAGAGCGCACGACTTCTTAAGGCCAGACACGAAGAGCCAAGCGGTGATCTGCGAGTGTGAAATGGTAACGGCAGGTGAAGTCGAATACGCGATTAAACAATTGGACTGTAAAAATATAGAGGATTTACGTCGCCGTACTCGATTAGGGATGGGGCCATGTCAGGGCGAACTATGCACTTACCGAGCCGCTGGGCTGTTCAATGAATTTGGCGGAGTGAGCGGTGTAGAAAGCAGCCATCTGTTGGTCGACTTTATGGAGGAGCGCTGGAAGGGGACAAAACCAATATTGTGGGGAGATGCGTTAAGAGAAGCTGAATTCAGCTATTGGATCTACGAAGGGTTATTAGGTGCTTCAGACTTAAATCCGGCCAATCATTCAGTCGAATCAGGAGAGCCTCAATGA
- the glpT gene encoding glycerol-3-phosphate transporter, which produces MFGIFKPKAHIERLPDGQIDSAYKRYRWQLFMGIFFGYAGYYLVRKNFSLAMPFLIEQGFTRGQLGVALSAVSIAYGLSKFLMGSVSDRSNPRYFLSFGLLMSAAVMFCFGFMPWATGSVTAMFVLLFLNGWFQGMGWPACGRTMVHWWSRKERGGLVSVWNVAHNIGGGLIGPMFILGLWLFNDDWHTAFYVPAFFASLVAVFIWFTLRDTPQSCGLPAIEEFKNDYPDNYDESNEQEMTAKEIFFKYVFNNKLLWSIAIANAFVYMIRYGVLDWAPTYLSEAKAFSVDKSSWAYFLYEWAGIPGTLLCGWISDKWFKGRRAPAGILFMVLVTIAVFVYWFNPAGNPGIDMAALVAIGFLIYGPVMLIGLYALELAPKKAAGTAAGLTGLFGYLGGAVAANAVLGYTVDHFGWDGGFTLLTASCGISILCLAYAYFGEKKFHKEKDEKERLQAAEASA; this is translated from the coding sequence ATGTTTGGTATATTTAAGCCCAAAGCTCATATAGAGCGACTACCTGACGGTCAGATTGATTCCGCTTATAAACGCTATAGATGGCAGCTGTTTATGGGTATTTTCTTCGGTTACGCTGGGTACTACCTTGTACGTAAAAACTTTAGCTTAGCAATGCCGTTTCTTATTGAACAAGGTTTCACTCGTGGGCAATTAGGTGTGGCACTATCTGCTGTATCCATTGCTTACGGACTGTCCAAATTCTTAATGGGCAGTGTTTCAGACCGTTCCAACCCCAGATATTTTCTAAGCTTCGGCCTGCTCATGTCCGCAGCGGTCATGTTCTGCTTTGGTTTCATGCCTTGGGCCACAGGCAGTGTTACTGCAATGTTTGTACTTCTATTCTTGAATGGTTGGTTCCAAGGTATGGGGTGGCCAGCTTGCGGCAGAACCATGGTGCACTGGTGGTCTCGTAAAGAACGTGGTGGCTTAGTTTCCGTATGGAATGTAGCGCACAATATCGGGGGTGGTTTAATTGGTCCTATGTTCATCTTAGGCTTATGGCTGTTTAACGATGATTGGCACACCGCTTTTTATGTTCCTGCTTTCTTTGCCTCATTAGTTGCTGTCTTTATTTGGTTTACATTACGAGATACCCCTCAATCTTGTGGTCTGCCTGCGATTGAAGAGTTTAAAAATGACTACCCAGATAACTACGATGAATCCAATGAACAAGAGATGACGGCAAAAGAAATTTTCTTTAAGTATGTCTTCAATAACAAATTACTTTGGTCAATCGCAATAGCTAACGCCTTTGTTTACATGATTCGCTACGGAGTACTCGATTGGGCGCCAACATACCTTTCAGAAGCAAAAGCATTTAGTGTTGATAAATCTTCATGGGCTTACTTCCTATATGAGTGGGCTGGTATTCCAGGGACTCTACTATGTGGTTGGATCTCAGACAAATGGTTTAAAGGACGCAGAGCTCCAGCGGGTATTCTATTCATGGTACTCGTTACCATCGCGGTATTTGTTTACTGGTTCAACCCAGCAGGCAACCCTGGTATTGATATGGCAGCGCTTGTTGCGATTGGATTCCTAATCTATGGTCCGGTTATGTTGATAGGCCTTTACGCTCTAGAACTTGCTCCTAAAAAAGCGGCAGGTACAGCAGCAGGTCTAACTGGATTGTTCGGTTACCTTGGTGGTGCTGTCGCGGCAAATGCGGTTCTTGGTTACACCGTTGACCACTTCGGCTGGGATGGCGGGTTCACCTTGCTGACGGCGTCTTGTGGTATATCTATTCTTTGCCTTGCCTACGCCTACTTTGGTGAGAAGAAGTTCCATAAAGAAAAAGACGAAAAAGAAAGATTACAAGCGGCTGAAGCGTCAGCTTAA
- a CDS encoding DeoR/GlpR family transcriptional regulator translates to MKAEQRHNEIVRLVELNGEVNTDELVELFSVSPQTIRRDLNELAELNKLRRTHGGATNLSSSENSSYNNRKVMHPRQKELIAATMAKHIPNGSTLFIDIGTTPEAFARALTVSHSDLRIVTNNINVAMILMERSDFKVILAGGEVRNIDGGVTGEATLDFISQFRLDFGVLGISGIDNDGSLLDFDYHEVRVKKAIIENSRETILGVDHSKFGRNAMVKLGNLSEIDLIITDQLPPEPLASILEESETKIEIISL, encoded by the coding sequence GTGAAAGCAGAACAGCGACACAATGAGATTGTTCGACTCGTAGAATTAAACGGAGAAGTCAACACAGATGAGTTGGTTGAACTGTTTAGTGTTAGCCCTCAAACGATCCGTCGAGATTTAAATGAGCTTGCTGAACTCAACAAACTTCGCCGAACTCATGGTGGCGCTACCAACCTTTCTAGTTCCGAGAATTCCAGTTACAACAACCGCAAGGTAATGCACCCTAGGCAAAAAGAACTGATTGCTGCAACGATGGCAAAACATATACCTAATGGTTCAACCTTATTTATTGATATTGGCACCACCCCTGAGGCTTTTGCAAGGGCTCTAACAGTTAGCCACAGTGATCTGCGTATAGTGACGAACAATATAAATGTCGCCATGATTTTGATGGAACGCTCGGATTTTAAGGTTATTCTCGCTGGTGGTGAAGTCCGCAATATCGATGGTGGTGTAACGGGTGAGGCAACCTTAGACTTTATTTCCCAGTTCCGGTTAGATTTTGGTGTGCTAGGCATAAGTGGTATTGATAATGATGGTTCGTTGCTTGATTTTGATTATCATGAAGTCCGAGTAAAGAAAGCCATTATTGAAAATAGCCGAGAAACCATCCTTGGTGTTGACCATTCTAAGTTCGGTCGTAACGCGATGGTTAAACTCGGTAACCTGAGTGAGATAGATTTAATCATTACCGATCAACTACCACCAGAACCATTGGCCTCTATCCTTGAAGAGTCTGAAACAAAAATAGAGATCATCAGTTTGTAA
- a CDS encoding L-alanine exporter AlaE codes for MRVRGPFCVRNVAADTFAMVVFCFVSGMIIEVFVSGMSLEKSLESRLVSIPVNIAIALPYGLFRDWVLRKGAKFSSTSFMKNVSDLFAYVAFQSPVYAGILLFVGASTDQIITAVSTNAAISCGMGVLYGCFLDSCRKLFRVPGYVRQV; via the coding sequence ATGCGAGTGCGTGGGCCTTTTTGCGTTAGAAATGTTGCAGCTGACACCTTTGCCATGGTGGTTTTTTGCTTTGTTTCAGGAATGATAATTGAAGTTTTTGTATCCGGAATGTCTCTCGAAAAATCACTCGAGTCTCGATTAGTGTCTATACCTGTCAATATTGCGATAGCATTACCTTATGGCTTATTTCGCGATTGGGTGTTAAGGAAAGGTGCAAAATTTTCATCTACCTCTTTTATGAAAAATGTATCAGACCTATTCGCATACGTAGCATTTCAATCACCTGTCTATGCTGGTATTTTACTTTTCGTTGGTGCATCCACCGACCAGATTATTACCGCGGTTTCGACCAATGCAGCTATATCTTGTGGGATGGGTGTGCTTTACGGATGTTTTCTAGATTCCTGCCGCAAGTTGTTCCGTGTGCCTGGATACGTTCGTCAGGTTTAG
- the nadA gene encoding quinolinate synthase NadA — protein MSHILDLIETTVYPFPPKPMPLTDEQKAAHVECIKRLLIEKDAVLIAHYYTDPEIQALAEETGGFVGDSLEMAKFGNRHPASTLIIAGVRFMGESAKILTPEKTILMPNLEAECSLDLGCPADKFTEFCDAHPDHTVVVYANTSAAVKARADWVVTSSIALEIVEYLDDEDAKIIWGPDRHLGSYIANKTGAEMLLWQGECVVHDEFSAKALKDMKAVYPDAAVLVHPESPASVVELADAVGSTSQLIKSAKELPNKKLIVATDKGIFFKMQQLVPEKELMEAPTAGAGATCRSCAHCPWMAMNGLAAIESALTGESNEHEIFVDEDIRVKSLIPLNRMLDFAEKLQK, from the coding sequence ATGAGCCACATTTTAGATTTAATAGAAACCACCGTTTACCCTTTCCCTCCAAAACCAATGCCACTGACTGATGAGCAAAAAGCGGCTCATGTAGAATGCATTAAGCGCCTACTTATTGAGAAAGATGCTGTATTGATCGCTCACTACTACACCGATCCAGAAATTCAGGCCCTCGCTGAAGAGACTGGTGGTTTTGTGGGTGACTCTTTAGAGATGGCGAAATTTGGTAATCGTCACCCAGCCAGTACATTGATCATTGCTGGTGTCCGGTTTATGGGTGAATCTGCCAAAATTTTAACGCCAGAAAAAACGATCTTAATGCCAAATTTAGAGGCAGAATGTTCGTTAGATTTAGGCTGTCCAGCAGACAAATTCACAGAGTTCTGCGATGCACATCCAGATCATACGGTTGTGGTATATGCCAACACTTCCGCAGCAGTAAAAGCACGTGCTGATTGGGTCGTAACCTCAAGTATCGCTTTAGAGATAGTAGAGTATCTGGACGACGAAGACGCAAAAATTATTTGGGGTCCTGATCGCCATCTTGGCTCGTATATAGCGAACAAAACAGGAGCAGAAATGCTGTTGTGGCAGGGCGAGTGCGTCGTTCATGATGAATTTTCCGCTAAAGCCTTAAAAGACATGAAAGCGGTTTACCCTGACGCTGCGGTTTTAGTACACCCAGAATCACCAGCGTCGGTAGTTGAGTTAGCGGATGCAGTGGGCTCTACGAGCCAATTGATCAAATCAGCAAAAGAGCTACCCAATAAAAAACTTATCGTTGCCACCGATAAAGGTATTTTCTTTAAGATGCAGCAGCTGGTTCCAGAGAAAGAACTAATGGAAGCACCAACGGCAGGTGCCGGTGCGACGTGTCGTAGTTGTGCACATTGTCCTTGGATGGCAATGAATGGTTTAGCTGCGATAGAAAGTGCATTGACAGGCGAATCGAACGAACATGAGATCTTCGTCGATGAAGATATCAGAGTAAAATCGCTCATTCCGCTGAATCGCATGCTAGATTTCGCCGAGAAACTGCAAAAATAG